One Vespa crabro chromosome 1, iyVesCrab1.2, whole genome shotgun sequence genomic region harbors:
- the LOC124428441 gene encoding uncharacterized protein LOC124428441 isoform X1 codes for MPLSIGVNLRVTGHCNQGGRKYMEDMFSVAYQQTPDDKDLEYAFFGIFDGHGGGEAAAFAKEHLMDIIVKQKNFWSERDEDVLRAIRDGYVNTHYAMWRELDKWPRTASGLPSTAGTTASIAFIRKGKIYIGHVGDSGIILGHQPDGDPQWRAKALTKDHKPESGPEMIRIQESGGKVVSKSGVPRVVWNRPRIGHKGPVRRSTHIDEIPFLAVARSLGDLWSYNSELDTFIVSPEPDVKVVAVDVKSYRCLIFGTDGLWNMLTPQAAVAIVQAAEMHNEKHIIASQQTGNGQADVQMWINPSKSLVDRALERWSSTRLRADNTSVVTVMLDPPGPSRSEVLLNQKKERVLSPKSIVHHGVQPLDPTIFNENIEKPMPNVANSSVLRHVTSTDSNIMDPKQPDSSDEVREHLDTSIQMENNSYVEKLILNVDTCDVDKILSKKETEDNISNVEGIQVAEISSSDISEEIEYLESKESKTFNKTENLNKFDNEKIKTEKINEEVAENISLNVVEDQTNFQSNQIEMKNEEKVPDTIRQNALNEAYEVTPFVSKFGRPTAIISRKSTLKDVELINVLNGPRHKQHSLITSNSREDIRPTKRRHSLSLQSQNSFSDGLPLESKSYMTVNSRFKSKSTRTLENGDDTGKSSLCGRTNSSGGINTKRRHSTISSQSVTTAIGLEEACTTTQEPCLKRRTRSEDRPSPPIDENNPANQTIEDPNSRLSWPNNDSSINSRSTGGGGSSTVSVQERLSSPNTFQRRSLGKKATPTKSIRRSSINGPARLQQLRGIFGLRDWDQGRNNRSNGCNDRRLNRTAGIIGPLDSGMPQRWLRSDTMAATPVKTLRSRNVDITGHTISAQLVHHYGVVKQNRLSLPAKLKQSNNNGVLQSKRVRSSSMSSNKFKQTGNSGTNVGACSTMNSTSTGSNNGSGIAKWVKSLCNPSARSLTTRSRIKRLGK; via the exons ATGCCGTTAAGTATCGGGGTTAATTTAAGAGTGACCGGCCACTGTAATCAAGGCGGTCGTAAGTACATGGAGGACATGTTCAGCGTGGCCTATCAACAGACACCGGACGACAAGGATTTGGAATACGCCTTCTTTGGTATTTTCGACGGCCATGGGGGCGGCGAGGCTGCGGCATTTGCAAAGGAACATCTcatggatattatcgtcaagcaaaaaaatttttggagTGAACGTGACGAGGATGTACTACGGGCCATCAGGGACGGATACGTGAATACGCATTATGCGATGTGGCGGGAGCTTG ACAAATGGCCAAGAACTGCATCTGGATTACCATCTACTGCTGGCACTACAGCAAGCATAGCttttataagaaaaggaaaaatttatatcggtCACGTAGGAGATTCCGGAATAATATTGGGACATCAACCTGATGGAGATCCACAATGGCGTGCAAAAGCGTTGACGAAAGATCATAAACCCGAAAGTGGTCCAGAAATGATACGCATACAGGAGTCTGGTGGAAAAGTTGTTAGTAAATCAGGCGTTCCAAGAGTCGTTTGGAATAGGCCAAGAATAGGACATAAAGGTCCTGTTAGAAGATCGACTCATATAGATGAAATTCCTTTTCTAGCCGTTGCTAGATCCTTAG GTGATCTTTGGAGTTACAATTCAGAACTAGATACATTTATAGTGTCTCCAGAACCAGATGTTAAGGTAGTGGCGGTCGATGTCAAATCATATCGATGTCTTATTTTTGGAACAGATGGTTTATGGAATATGTTGACTCCTCAAGCGGCTGTAGCTATTGTTCAGGCCGCAGAAATGCACAATGAGAAACACATTATAGCTTCTCAACAAACTGGCAATGGG CAGGCTGATGTGCAAATGTGGATAAATCCTTCTAAAAGTTTAGTAGATAGAGCATTAGAAAGATGGTCGTCTACTAGATTACGGGCTGATAATACAAGCGTTGTCACTGTTATGTTAGATCCTCCAGGACCTTCTCGTAGCGAG GTATTACtgaatcaaaagaaagaacgcGTGCTCTCACCAAAAAGTATAGTACATCATGGAGTCCAACCTCTTGACCCaactatttttaatgaaaatattgaaaaaccAATGCCAAATGTTGCTAATTCGTCGGTTTTAAGGCACGTAACATCTACTGATTCGAATATAATGGATCCAAAGCAACCAGATTCCTCTGACGAAGTTAGAGAACATTTAGATACCTCTATACAAATGGAGAATAATTCATacgttgaaaaattaattttaaacgtAGATACCTGTGATGTAGATAAGattttatcgaagaaagaaactGAGGATAATATATCTAACGTAGAAGGTATTCAAGTAGCAGAAATCTCATCTAGCGATATATCGGAGGAAATAGAATATTTGGAATCTAAGGAATCAAAAACTTTTAATAAGACTGAAAATTTGAACAAatttgataatgaaaaaataaaaactgaaAAGATTAACGAGGAAGTAGCTGAGAATATTAGTTTAAATGTTGTCGAGGACCAGACGAATTTTCAATCGAATCAGATTGAAatgaagaacgaagaaaaagttcCTGATACGATTCGACAGAATGCACTTAACGAGGCGTACGAAGTGACACCGTTCGTTAGTAAATTCGGACGTCCTACCGCCATAATATCTAGAAAAAGTACATTGAAGGATGTTGAATTGATAAACGTTTTGAATGGTCCACGACACAAACAACATTCATTGATAACATCTAATTCAAGGGAAGATATTAGACCAACGAAAAGGAGACACAGTTTGAGTTTACAATCACAAAATAGTTTTTCTGATGGACTTCCATTAGAATCTAAATCATATATGACAGTGAATTCGAGATTTAAGTCTAAAAGTACAAGGACATTAGAAAATGGAGATGATACGGGAAAGAGTTCTCTGTGTGGTAGAACAAATAGTAGCGGTGGAATTAATACAAAACGTAGGCATAGTACGATATCGTCGCAGTCGGTAACAACGGCGATAGGATTGGAAGAAGCATGTACGACGACACAAGAACCATGTTTGAAAAGAAGAACACGTTCGGAGGATCGTCCAAGTCCTCCTATCGATGAAAACAATCCAGCTAATCAAACGATAGAGGATCCAAATAGTCGTTTGAGTTGGCCTAATAACGATTCTTCCATAAATTCTAGATCAACAGGGGGTGGTGGTTCTAGTACTGTTTCGGTACAGGAAAGACTTTCTTCGCCAAATACTTTCCAAAGAAGAAGCTTGGGGAAAAAAGCAACGCCAACAAAAAGTATTAGACGATCGTCTATCAATGGTCCTGCTCGTTTACAACAATTAAGAGGTATATTTGGATTAAGAGATTGGGATCAGGGAAGgaataatcgatcgaacgGTTGTAACGATCGAAGGTTAAATCGTACTGCAGGTATTATTGGACCACTGGATTCTGGAATGCCACAACGTTGGCTCAG ATCCGACACGATGGCCGCAACTCCAGTGAAAACATTGCGTTCGCGTAACGTCGATATTACTGGTCATACTATTTCGGCACAATTAGTTCATCATTATGGAGTAGTAAAACAGAATCGATTATCTTTACCTGCTAAATTAAAGCAATCCAATAACAATGGAGTATTACAATCTAAGAGGGTGAGGTCTTCCTCTATGTCatctaataaatttaaacaaacAGGTAATAGTGGTACAAATGTAGGGGCATGTTCTACAATGAACAGTACAAGTACAGGATCGAATAATGGTTCTGGTATAGCTAAATGGGTTAAATCTCTATGTAATCCTAGTGCCAGATCATTGACTACACGATCTCGCATTAAGCGCCTTGGAAAATGA
- the LOC124428441 gene encoding uncharacterized protein LOC124428441 isoform X2: MPLSIGVNLRVTGHCNQGGRKYMEDMFSVAYQQTPDDKDLEYAFFGIFDGHGGGEAAAFAKEHLMDIIVKQKNFWSERDEDVLRAIRDGYVNTHYAMWRELDKWPRTASGLPSTAGTTASIAFIRKGKIYIGHVGDSGIILGHQPDGDPQWRAKALTKDHKPESGPEMIRIQESGGKVVSKSGVPRVVWNRPRIGHKGPVRRSTHIDEIPFLAVARSLGDLWSYNSELDTFIVSPEPDVKVVAVDVKSYRCLIFGTDGLWNMLTPQAAVAIVQAAEMHNEKHIIASQQTGNGADVQMWINPSKSLVDRALERWSSTRLRADNTSVVTVMLDPPGPSRSEVLLNQKKERVLSPKSIVHHGVQPLDPTIFNENIEKPMPNVANSSVLRHVTSTDSNIMDPKQPDSSDEVREHLDTSIQMENNSYVEKLILNVDTCDVDKILSKKETEDNISNVEGIQVAEISSSDISEEIEYLESKESKTFNKTENLNKFDNEKIKTEKINEEVAENISLNVVEDQTNFQSNQIEMKNEEKVPDTIRQNALNEAYEVTPFVSKFGRPTAIISRKSTLKDVELINVLNGPRHKQHSLITSNSREDIRPTKRRHSLSLQSQNSFSDGLPLESKSYMTVNSRFKSKSTRTLENGDDTGKSSLCGRTNSSGGINTKRRHSTISSQSVTTAIGLEEACTTTQEPCLKRRTRSEDRPSPPIDENNPANQTIEDPNSRLSWPNNDSSINSRSTGGGGSSTVSVQERLSSPNTFQRRSLGKKATPTKSIRRSSINGPARLQQLRGIFGLRDWDQGRNNRSNGCNDRRLNRTAGIIGPLDSGMPQRWLRSDTMAATPVKTLRSRNVDITGHTISAQLVHHYGVVKQNRLSLPAKLKQSNNNGVLQSKRVRSSSMSSNKFKQTGNSGTNVGACSTMNSTSTGSNNGSGIAKWVKSLCNPSARSLTTRSRIKRLGK, encoded by the exons ATGCCGTTAAGTATCGGGGTTAATTTAAGAGTGACCGGCCACTGTAATCAAGGCGGTCGTAAGTACATGGAGGACATGTTCAGCGTGGCCTATCAACAGACACCGGACGACAAGGATTTGGAATACGCCTTCTTTGGTATTTTCGACGGCCATGGGGGCGGCGAGGCTGCGGCATTTGCAAAGGAACATCTcatggatattatcgtcaagcaaaaaaatttttggagTGAACGTGACGAGGATGTACTACGGGCCATCAGGGACGGATACGTGAATACGCATTATGCGATGTGGCGGGAGCTTG ACAAATGGCCAAGAACTGCATCTGGATTACCATCTACTGCTGGCACTACAGCAAGCATAGCttttataagaaaaggaaaaatttatatcggtCACGTAGGAGATTCCGGAATAATATTGGGACATCAACCTGATGGAGATCCACAATGGCGTGCAAAAGCGTTGACGAAAGATCATAAACCCGAAAGTGGTCCAGAAATGATACGCATACAGGAGTCTGGTGGAAAAGTTGTTAGTAAATCAGGCGTTCCAAGAGTCGTTTGGAATAGGCCAAGAATAGGACATAAAGGTCCTGTTAGAAGATCGACTCATATAGATGAAATTCCTTTTCTAGCCGTTGCTAGATCCTTAG GTGATCTTTGGAGTTACAATTCAGAACTAGATACATTTATAGTGTCTCCAGAACCAGATGTTAAGGTAGTGGCGGTCGATGTCAAATCATATCGATGTCTTATTTTTGGAACAGATGGTTTATGGAATATGTTGACTCCTCAAGCGGCTGTAGCTATTGTTCAGGCCGCAGAAATGCACAATGAGAAACACATTATAGCTTCTCAACAAACTGGCAATGGG GCTGATGTGCAAATGTGGATAAATCCTTCTAAAAGTTTAGTAGATAGAGCATTAGAAAGATGGTCGTCTACTAGATTACGGGCTGATAATACAAGCGTTGTCACTGTTATGTTAGATCCTCCAGGACCTTCTCGTAGCGAG GTATTACtgaatcaaaagaaagaacgcGTGCTCTCACCAAAAAGTATAGTACATCATGGAGTCCAACCTCTTGACCCaactatttttaatgaaaatattgaaaaaccAATGCCAAATGTTGCTAATTCGTCGGTTTTAAGGCACGTAACATCTACTGATTCGAATATAATGGATCCAAAGCAACCAGATTCCTCTGACGAAGTTAGAGAACATTTAGATACCTCTATACAAATGGAGAATAATTCATacgttgaaaaattaattttaaacgtAGATACCTGTGATGTAGATAAGattttatcgaagaaagaaactGAGGATAATATATCTAACGTAGAAGGTATTCAAGTAGCAGAAATCTCATCTAGCGATATATCGGAGGAAATAGAATATTTGGAATCTAAGGAATCAAAAACTTTTAATAAGACTGAAAATTTGAACAAatttgataatgaaaaaataaaaactgaaAAGATTAACGAGGAAGTAGCTGAGAATATTAGTTTAAATGTTGTCGAGGACCAGACGAATTTTCAATCGAATCAGATTGAAatgaagaacgaagaaaaagttcCTGATACGATTCGACAGAATGCACTTAACGAGGCGTACGAAGTGACACCGTTCGTTAGTAAATTCGGACGTCCTACCGCCATAATATCTAGAAAAAGTACATTGAAGGATGTTGAATTGATAAACGTTTTGAATGGTCCACGACACAAACAACATTCATTGATAACATCTAATTCAAGGGAAGATATTAGACCAACGAAAAGGAGACACAGTTTGAGTTTACAATCACAAAATAGTTTTTCTGATGGACTTCCATTAGAATCTAAATCATATATGACAGTGAATTCGAGATTTAAGTCTAAAAGTACAAGGACATTAGAAAATGGAGATGATACGGGAAAGAGTTCTCTGTGTGGTAGAACAAATAGTAGCGGTGGAATTAATACAAAACGTAGGCATAGTACGATATCGTCGCAGTCGGTAACAACGGCGATAGGATTGGAAGAAGCATGTACGACGACACAAGAACCATGTTTGAAAAGAAGAACACGTTCGGAGGATCGTCCAAGTCCTCCTATCGATGAAAACAATCCAGCTAATCAAACGATAGAGGATCCAAATAGTCGTTTGAGTTGGCCTAATAACGATTCTTCCATAAATTCTAGATCAACAGGGGGTGGTGGTTCTAGTACTGTTTCGGTACAGGAAAGACTTTCTTCGCCAAATACTTTCCAAAGAAGAAGCTTGGGGAAAAAAGCAACGCCAACAAAAAGTATTAGACGATCGTCTATCAATGGTCCTGCTCGTTTACAACAATTAAGAGGTATATTTGGATTAAGAGATTGGGATCAGGGAAGgaataatcgatcgaacgGTTGTAACGATCGAAGGTTAAATCGTACTGCAGGTATTATTGGACCACTGGATTCTGGAATGCCACAACGTTGGCTCAG ATCCGACACGATGGCCGCAACTCCAGTGAAAACATTGCGTTCGCGTAACGTCGATATTACTGGTCATACTATTTCGGCACAATTAGTTCATCATTATGGAGTAGTAAAACAGAATCGATTATCTTTACCTGCTAAATTAAAGCAATCCAATAACAATGGAGTATTACAATCTAAGAGGGTGAGGTCTTCCTCTATGTCatctaataaatttaaacaaacAGGTAATAGTGGTACAAATGTAGGGGCATGTTCTACAATGAACAGTACAAGTACAGGATCGAATAATGGTTCTGGTATAGCTAAATGGGTTAAATCTCTATGTAATCCTAGTGCCAGATCATTGACTACACGATCTCGCATTAAGCGCCTTGGAAAATGA
- the LOC124428441 gene encoding uncharacterized protein LOC124428441 isoform X3 produces the protein MTIIRCDKSQNERDKWPRTASGLPSTAGTTASIAFIRKGKIYIGHVGDSGIILGHQPDGDPQWRAKALTKDHKPESGPEMIRIQESGGKVVSKSGVPRVVWNRPRIGHKGPVRRSTHIDEIPFLAVARSLGDLWSYNSELDTFIVSPEPDVKVVAVDVKSYRCLIFGTDGLWNMLTPQAAVAIVQAAEMHNEKHIIASQQTGNGQADVQMWINPSKSLVDRALERWSSTRLRADNTSVVTVMLDPPGPSRSEVLLNQKKERVLSPKSIVHHGVQPLDPTIFNENIEKPMPNVANSSVLRHVTSTDSNIMDPKQPDSSDEVREHLDTSIQMENNSYVEKLILNVDTCDVDKILSKKETEDNISNVEGIQVAEISSSDISEEIEYLESKESKTFNKTENLNKFDNEKIKTEKINEEVAENISLNVVEDQTNFQSNQIEMKNEEKVPDTIRQNALNEAYEVTPFVSKFGRPTAIISRKSTLKDVELINVLNGPRHKQHSLITSNSREDIRPTKRRHSLSLQSQNSFSDGLPLESKSYMTVNSRFKSKSTRTLENGDDTGKSSLCGRTNSSGGINTKRRHSTISSQSVTTAIGLEEACTTTQEPCLKRRTRSEDRPSPPIDENNPANQTIEDPNSRLSWPNNDSSINSRSTGGGGSSTVSVQERLSSPNTFQRRSLGKKATPTKSIRRSSINGPARLQQLRGIFGLRDWDQGRNNRSNGCNDRRLNRTAGIIGPLDSGMPQRWLRSDTMAATPVKTLRSRNVDITGHTISAQLVHHYGVVKQNRLSLPAKLKQSNNNGVLQSKRVRSSSMSSNKFKQTGNSGTNVGACSTMNSTSTGSNNGSGIAKWVKSLCNPSARSLTTRSRIKRLGK, from the exons ATGACGATTATTCGATGTGATAAAAGTCAAAATGAAAGAG ACAAATGGCCAAGAACTGCATCTGGATTACCATCTACTGCTGGCACTACAGCAAGCATAGCttttataagaaaaggaaaaatttatatcggtCACGTAGGAGATTCCGGAATAATATTGGGACATCAACCTGATGGAGATCCACAATGGCGTGCAAAAGCGTTGACGAAAGATCATAAACCCGAAAGTGGTCCAGAAATGATACGCATACAGGAGTCTGGTGGAAAAGTTGTTAGTAAATCAGGCGTTCCAAGAGTCGTTTGGAATAGGCCAAGAATAGGACATAAAGGTCCTGTTAGAAGATCGACTCATATAGATGAAATTCCTTTTCTAGCCGTTGCTAGATCCTTAG GTGATCTTTGGAGTTACAATTCAGAACTAGATACATTTATAGTGTCTCCAGAACCAGATGTTAAGGTAGTGGCGGTCGATGTCAAATCATATCGATGTCTTATTTTTGGAACAGATGGTTTATGGAATATGTTGACTCCTCAAGCGGCTGTAGCTATTGTTCAGGCCGCAGAAATGCACAATGAGAAACACATTATAGCTTCTCAACAAACTGGCAATGGG CAGGCTGATGTGCAAATGTGGATAAATCCTTCTAAAAGTTTAGTAGATAGAGCATTAGAAAGATGGTCGTCTACTAGATTACGGGCTGATAATACAAGCGTTGTCACTGTTATGTTAGATCCTCCAGGACCTTCTCGTAGCGAG GTATTACtgaatcaaaagaaagaacgcGTGCTCTCACCAAAAAGTATAGTACATCATGGAGTCCAACCTCTTGACCCaactatttttaatgaaaatattgaaaaaccAATGCCAAATGTTGCTAATTCGTCGGTTTTAAGGCACGTAACATCTACTGATTCGAATATAATGGATCCAAAGCAACCAGATTCCTCTGACGAAGTTAGAGAACATTTAGATACCTCTATACAAATGGAGAATAATTCATacgttgaaaaattaattttaaacgtAGATACCTGTGATGTAGATAAGattttatcgaagaaagaaactGAGGATAATATATCTAACGTAGAAGGTATTCAAGTAGCAGAAATCTCATCTAGCGATATATCGGAGGAAATAGAATATTTGGAATCTAAGGAATCAAAAACTTTTAATAAGACTGAAAATTTGAACAAatttgataatgaaaaaataaaaactgaaAAGATTAACGAGGAAGTAGCTGAGAATATTAGTTTAAATGTTGTCGAGGACCAGACGAATTTTCAATCGAATCAGATTGAAatgaagaacgaagaaaaagttcCTGATACGATTCGACAGAATGCACTTAACGAGGCGTACGAAGTGACACCGTTCGTTAGTAAATTCGGACGTCCTACCGCCATAATATCTAGAAAAAGTACATTGAAGGATGTTGAATTGATAAACGTTTTGAATGGTCCACGACACAAACAACATTCATTGATAACATCTAATTCAAGGGAAGATATTAGACCAACGAAAAGGAGACACAGTTTGAGTTTACAATCACAAAATAGTTTTTCTGATGGACTTCCATTAGAATCTAAATCATATATGACAGTGAATTCGAGATTTAAGTCTAAAAGTACAAGGACATTAGAAAATGGAGATGATACGGGAAAGAGTTCTCTGTGTGGTAGAACAAATAGTAGCGGTGGAATTAATACAAAACGTAGGCATAGTACGATATCGTCGCAGTCGGTAACAACGGCGATAGGATTGGAAGAAGCATGTACGACGACACAAGAACCATGTTTGAAAAGAAGAACACGTTCGGAGGATCGTCCAAGTCCTCCTATCGATGAAAACAATCCAGCTAATCAAACGATAGAGGATCCAAATAGTCGTTTGAGTTGGCCTAATAACGATTCTTCCATAAATTCTAGATCAACAGGGGGTGGTGGTTCTAGTACTGTTTCGGTACAGGAAAGACTTTCTTCGCCAAATACTTTCCAAAGAAGAAGCTTGGGGAAAAAAGCAACGCCAACAAAAAGTATTAGACGATCGTCTATCAATGGTCCTGCTCGTTTACAACAATTAAGAGGTATATTTGGATTAAGAGATTGGGATCAGGGAAGgaataatcgatcgaacgGTTGTAACGATCGAAGGTTAAATCGTACTGCAGGTATTATTGGACCACTGGATTCTGGAATGCCACAACGTTGGCTCAG ATCCGACACGATGGCCGCAACTCCAGTGAAAACATTGCGTTCGCGTAACGTCGATATTACTGGTCATACTATTTCGGCACAATTAGTTCATCATTATGGAGTAGTAAAACAGAATCGATTATCTTTACCTGCTAAATTAAAGCAATCCAATAACAATGGAGTATTACAATCTAAGAGGGTGAGGTCTTCCTCTATGTCatctaataaatttaaacaaacAGGTAATAGTGGTACAAATGTAGGGGCATGTTCTACAATGAACAGTACAAGTACAGGATCGAATAATGGTTCTGGTATAGCTAAATGGGTTAAATCTCTATGTAATCCTAGTGCCAGATCATTGACTACACGATCTCGCATTAAGCGCCTTGGAAAATGA
- the LOC124428441 gene encoding uncharacterized protein LOC124428441 isoform X4, whose amino-acid sequence MIRIQESGGKVVSKSGVPRVVWNRPRIGHKGPVRRSTHIDEIPFLAVARSLGDLWSYNSELDTFIVSPEPDVKVVAVDVKSYRCLIFGTDGLWNMLTPQAAVAIVQAAEMHNEKHIIASQQTGNGQADVQMWINPSKSLVDRALERWSSTRLRADNTSVVTVMLDPPGPSRSEVLLNQKKERVLSPKSIVHHGVQPLDPTIFNENIEKPMPNVANSSVLRHVTSTDSNIMDPKQPDSSDEVREHLDTSIQMENNSYVEKLILNVDTCDVDKILSKKETEDNISNVEGIQVAEISSSDISEEIEYLESKESKTFNKTENLNKFDNEKIKTEKINEEVAENISLNVVEDQTNFQSNQIEMKNEEKVPDTIRQNALNEAYEVTPFVSKFGRPTAIISRKSTLKDVELINVLNGPRHKQHSLITSNSREDIRPTKRRHSLSLQSQNSFSDGLPLESKSYMTVNSRFKSKSTRTLENGDDTGKSSLCGRTNSSGGINTKRRHSTISSQSVTTAIGLEEACTTTQEPCLKRRTRSEDRPSPPIDENNPANQTIEDPNSRLSWPNNDSSINSRSTGGGGSSTVSVQERLSSPNTFQRRSLGKKATPTKSIRRSSINGPARLQQLRGIFGLRDWDQGRNNRSNGCNDRRLNRTAGIIGPLDSGMPQRWLRSDTMAATPVKTLRSRNVDITGHTISAQLVHHYGVVKQNRLSLPAKLKQSNNNGVLQSKRVRSSSMSSNKFKQTGNSGTNVGACSTMNSTSTGSNNGSGIAKWVKSLCNPSARSLTTRSRIKRLGK is encoded by the exons ATGATACGCATACAGGAGTCTGGTGGAAAAGTTGTTAGTAAATCAGGCGTTCCAAGAGTCGTTTGGAATAGGCCAAGAATAGGACATAAAGGTCCTGTTAGAAGATCGACTCATATAGATGAAATTCCTTTTCTAGCCGTTGCTAGATCCTTAG GTGATCTTTGGAGTTACAATTCAGAACTAGATACATTTATAGTGTCTCCAGAACCAGATGTTAAGGTAGTGGCGGTCGATGTCAAATCATATCGATGTCTTATTTTTGGAACAGATGGTTTATGGAATATGTTGACTCCTCAAGCGGCTGTAGCTATTGTTCAGGCCGCAGAAATGCACAATGAGAAACACATTATAGCTTCTCAACAAACTGGCAATGGG CAGGCTGATGTGCAAATGTGGATAAATCCTTCTAAAAGTTTAGTAGATAGAGCATTAGAAAGATGGTCGTCTACTAGATTACGGGCTGATAATACAAGCGTTGTCACTGTTATGTTAGATCCTCCAGGACCTTCTCGTAGCGAG GTATTACtgaatcaaaagaaagaacgcGTGCTCTCACCAAAAAGTATAGTACATCATGGAGTCCAACCTCTTGACCCaactatttttaatgaaaatattgaaaaaccAATGCCAAATGTTGCTAATTCGTCGGTTTTAAGGCACGTAACATCTACTGATTCGAATATAATGGATCCAAAGCAACCAGATTCCTCTGACGAAGTTAGAGAACATTTAGATACCTCTATACAAATGGAGAATAATTCATacgttgaaaaattaattttaaacgtAGATACCTGTGATGTAGATAAGattttatcgaagaaagaaactGAGGATAATATATCTAACGTAGAAGGTATTCAAGTAGCAGAAATCTCATCTAGCGATATATCGGAGGAAATAGAATATTTGGAATCTAAGGAATCAAAAACTTTTAATAAGACTGAAAATTTGAACAAatttgataatgaaaaaataaaaactgaaAAGATTAACGAGGAAGTAGCTGAGAATATTAGTTTAAATGTTGTCGAGGACCAGACGAATTTTCAATCGAATCAGATTGAAatgaagaacgaagaaaaagttcCTGATACGATTCGACAGAATGCACTTAACGAGGCGTACGAAGTGACACCGTTCGTTAGTAAATTCGGACGTCCTACCGCCATAATATCTAGAAAAAGTACATTGAAGGATGTTGAATTGATAAACGTTTTGAATGGTCCACGACACAAACAACATTCATTGATAACATCTAATTCAAGGGAAGATATTAGACCAACGAAAAGGAGACACAGTTTGAGTTTACAATCACAAAATAGTTTTTCTGATGGACTTCCATTAGAATCTAAATCATATATGACAGTGAATTCGAGATTTAAGTCTAAAAGTACAAGGACATTAGAAAATGGAGATGATACGGGAAAGAGTTCTCTGTGTGGTAGAACAAATAGTAGCGGTGGAATTAATACAAAACGTAGGCATAGTACGATATCGTCGCAGTCGGTAACAACGGCGATAGGATTGGAAGAAGCATGTACGACGACACAAGAACCATGTTTGAAAAGAAGAACACGTTCGGAGGATCGTCCAAGTCCTCCTATCGATGAAAACAATCCAGCTAATCAAACGATAGAGGATCCAAATAGTCGTTTGAGTTGGCCTAATAACGATTCTTCCATAAATTCTAGATCAACAGGGGGTGGTGGTTCTAGTACTGTTTCGGTACAGGAAAGACTTTCTTCGCCAAATACTTTCCAAAGAAGAAGCTTGGGGAAAAAAGCAACGCCAACAAAAAGTATTAGACGATCGTCTATCAATGGTCCTGCTCGTTTACAACAATTAAGAGGTATATTTGGATTAAGAGATTGGGATCAGGGAAGgaataatcgatcgaacgGTTGTAACGATCGAAGGTTAAATCGTACTGCAGGTATTATTGGACCACTGGATTCTGGAATGCCACAACGTTGGCTCAG ATCCGACACGATGGCCGCAACTCCAGTGAAAACATTGCGTTCGCGTAACGTCGATATTACTGGTCATACTATTTCGGCACAATTAGTTCATCATTATGGAGTAGTAAAACAGAATCGATTATCTTTACCTGCTAAATTAAAGCAATCCAATAACAATGGAGTATTACAATCTAAGAGGGTGAGGTCTTCCTCTATGTCatctaataaatttaaacaaacAGGTAATAGTGGTACAAATGTAGGGGCATGTTCTACAATGAACAGTACAAGTACAGGATCGAATAATGGTTCTGGTATAGCTAAATGGGTTAAATCTCTATGTAATCCTAGTGCCAGATCATTGACTACACGATCTCGCATTAAGCGCCTTGGAAAATGA